The following coding sequences are from one Candidatus Nitrosotenuis cloacae window:
- the spt4 gene encoding transcription elongation factor subunit Spt4 yields MVREMACRKCKYVFVGKVCPLCKSSDLTPDWTGVVLVADPENSSIAKTLGITQKGKYAIKLA; encoded by the coding sequence ATGGTTCGAGAAATGGCTTGCAGAAAATGCAAGTATGTCTTTGTTGGAAAGGTCTGCCCGCTGTGCAAGTCATCAGATTTGACGCCCGACTGGACCGGTGTGGTTCTTGTTGCAGATCCGGAGAACTCGAGCATCGCAAAGACCCTCGGAATAACCCAGAAGGGCAAGTATGCAATAAAACTTGCCTAG
- a CDS encoding DNA-directed RNA polymerase has protein sequence MFSISTLEDVVRIPPSMFGTSLKKAGMAILKEKYESMINAELGYIIMILEAKVDEMGKMIAGDGGTYHRVEFEALTFTPRLQEIVLGEIVDITDFGAFVRIGPTDALLHLSQVMDDYLQSDVKSGMIIAKQSNRTLKVGSTIRSRITAVSLGKAATMGKIGITCRQPFLGAEEWIAEEIKKSGKDDSGEKTDSKKKLVEAK, from the coding sequence TTGTTTTCTATATCGACCCTAGAGGACGTAGTGCGAATTCCGCCAAGCATGTTTGGCACATCGCTCAAAAAGGCAGGCATGGCCATCCTCAAGGAAAAATACGAAAGCATGATCAACGCTGAGCTTGGCTACATCATCATGATTTTGGAGGCCAAAGTAGACGAGATGGGCAAGATGATTGCAGGCGATGGCGGCACATATCACAGAGTAGAATTTGAGGCACTGACATTTACCCCGAGATTACAAGAGATTGTTTTAGGAGAGATAGTAGACATTACAGACTTTGGAGCATTCGTAAGGATCGGCCCAACAGACGCGCTATTGCACCTCTCACAGGTGATGGATGATTACCTGCAAAGCGACGTAAAGTCCGGAATGATAATTGCAAAACAGTCAAACAGGACGCTAAAGGTTGGCTCTACAATACGCTCAAGAATCACCGCGGTGTCACTTGGAAAGGCGGCGACGATGGGAAAGATCGGAATTACGTGCAGACAGCCGTTCTTGGGCGCAGAGGAATGGATTGCAGAGGAGATAAAAAAATCTGGCAAGGACGACTCTGGCGAAAAGACAGATTCAAAAAAAAAGCTAGTTGAGGCAAAGTAG
- a CDS encoding Mrp/NBP35 family ATP-binding protein, producing the protein MVGVDQVLSKLATVIDPDLKKDIVSMGMIKDLELNDGNLKFTLELTTPACPFNDQIEEDVRAAVKDLSEIKSFDLKVTAKVMEGRALDASEAMATVKNIIGVASGKGGVGKSTVSLNLALALAQSGAKVGLLDADIYGPSIPLMLGMQKAFMEVDNNKLQPADSHGIKVVSFGFFAEQEHQAAIYRGPIISGILKQFLVDTNWSNLDYLIVDLPPGTGDIPLTLAQTIPITGILVVTTPQDVASNVAVKAIGMFNKLNVPLIGVIENMSYFICPKCSDRHYIFGEGGARRISEKYNIPFIGEIPLNSGIMQGSDVGKPVIITDPQSPSAEAIRAAAKNVAAQCSILAAKLKEELQGAAA; encoded by the coding sequence ATGGTTGGCGTAGACCAAGTGCTATCAAAACTTGCAACTGTAATTGACCCTGATCTGAAAAAAGACATCGTCTCAATGGGAATGATAAAGGACCTTGAGCTAAACGATGGAAATCTGAAATTTACCCTAGAACTTACAACTCCTGCATGTCCTTTCAACGACCAAATCGAAGAGGACGTAAGGGCAGCAGTCAAGGACCTCTCTGAAATCAAGAGCTTTGACCTAAAGGTGACTGCAAAAGTAATGGAAGGAAGAGCGCTTGATGCATCGGAGGCGATGGCAACTGTCAAAAACATAATCGGAGTCGCAAGCGGAAAGGGAGGCGTCGGAAAATCGACCGTCTCGCTGAACCTGGCACTGGCACTTGCGCAGTCCGGCGCCAAAGTGGGACTGCTGGACGCCGACATTTATGGCCCAAGCATCCCGCTCATGCTTGGAATGCAAAAGGCGTTCATGGAAGTGGACAACAACAAGCTGCAGCCTGCGGACTCTCATGGAATAAAGGTTGTATCATTTGGATTCTTTGCAGAGCAAGAACACCAGGCTGCAATATACCGAGGGCCGATTATCTCTGGCATTCTAAAGCAATTCCTAGTTGACACAAACTGGTCAAACCTTGACTATCTGATAGTGGACCTGCCGCCTGGAACAGGAGACATCCCACTTACACTTGCGCAGACAATACCGATTACAGGAATCCTGGTGGTGACCACCCCGCAGGACGTTGCATCAAATGTTGCAGTGAAAGCAATCGGCATGTTCAACAAACTAAACGTACCTCTAATCGGAGTAATTGAAAACATGAGCTACTTTATCTGTCCAAAATGCAGCGACAGACACTACATCTTTGGAGAGGGCGGCGCAAGAAGAATCAGCGAAAAATACAACATCCCGTTCATCGGCGAGATACCGCTTAACTCTGGAATCATGCAGGGCTCAGATGTGGGCAAGCCAGTTATCATAACGGACCCGCAATCGCCAAGCGCCGAGGCAATCAGGGCGGCTGCAAAGAACGTGGCAGCGCAATGCAGCATCCTTGCGGCAAAGCTAAAAGAGGAATTACAGGGCGCAGCAGCATAG
- a CDS encoding GTP-dependent dephospho-CoA kinase family protein, translating to MRLPENLRDALKTPLGILLKDPTKESVTKYLKDVTTLITVGDATTERILGYGITPLLQIVDGLEKRSRRVPPTTASKIIRCDNPPAEITSQSIDAIKEALGSDQPTQILINGEEDLLVLPVCIYAPENSVVMYGQPNEGLVIVQITQEIRNKTKNLLDMMN from the coding sequence TTGAGACTGCCAGAAAACCTTCGTGACGCGCTAAAGACCCCACTTGGAATATTACTCAAGGACCCGACAAAAGAGTCCGTTACAAAATACCTCAAAGACGTAACCACGCTAATCACCGTAGGCGATGCTACCACGGAGAGAATTCTAGGCTATGGAATCACACCCCTGCTCCAAATAGTTGACGGTCTTGAGAAGAGATCAAGACGTGTGCCTCCTACCACAGCATCAAAAATAATTCGATGCGACAACCCGCCCGCAGAGATTACCTCCCAAAGCATCGATGCCATAAAGGAAGCACTTGGCTCGGACCAGCCGACCCAGATCCTCATAAACGGCGAGGAGGACCTACTGGTGCTGCCAGTCTGCATCTACGCGCCTGAGAACTCTGTCGTAATGTATGGCCAGCCAAACGAGGGCCTGGTAATAGTGCAAATAACACAAGAAATTAGAAATAAAACGAAAAATCTCCTTGATATGATGAATTAG
- a CDS encoding inorganic diphosphatase, whose amino-acid sequence MTKNFWHDIETGVDIPEIINVVVEIPKGSQNKYEYDKKHNMMKLDRVLFSPFHYPGDYGIIPQTLSDDGDPLDALVLVTNPTYPGILIECRPIGLLRLKDQGASDDKVVCVSTTDPRYLNTKDVSDIDVHHLKEMAHFFQVYKDLEGKKVEVLGWESSDVAKSVIIDAVKNYKKVLRKY is encoded by the coding sequence ATGACGAAGAACTTTTGGCACGACATAGAGACTGGAGTGGACATACCGGAGATAATCAACGTGGTAGTGGAGATACCAAAGGGATCTCAAAACAAGTACGAGTACGACAAAAAACATAACATGATGAAGCTTGACCGTGTGCTGTTCTCGCCGTTCCACTATCCGGGCGACTATGGGATAATACCTCAGACCTTGTCTGATGACGGGGATCCGCTAGACGCGCTAGTTTTGGTGACAAACCCGACATACCCTGGGATACTAATTGAGTGCAGGCCGATCGGACTGCTCCGACTGAAGGACCAAGGTGCGTCAGACGACAAGGTAGTGTGTGTATCCACCACGGATCCGCGTTACCTTAACACAAAGGACGTAAGCGACATCGACGTACACCACCTAAAGGAGATGGCACATTTTTTCCAAGTCTACAAGGACCTGGAGGGAAAAAAAGTCGAGGTGCTTGGCTGGGAGTCATCGGATGTGGCAAAGTCCGTGATAATCGACGCGGTAAAAAACTACAAGAAGGTACTGCGCAAATACTAA